The following is a genomic window from Apis cerana isolate GH-2021 linkage group LG6, AcerK_1.0, whole genome shotgun sequence.
AATTCGAGCCACTTGAGCATCCTGAGAACGAAGAACGTACCGATAGACATAGAAGAGTAACTTGTGACCTTCTCTCATTCAAAGGACAAGTCAATGACAGTGCTTGCGCTGCTAACTGTCTTAGTTTGGGTAAAGCTGGAGGTCATTGCAAGAACGGAGTTTGTATTTGTCGAAAGTAtgtg
Proteins encoded in this region:
- the LOC107993803 gene encoding defensin-1; this encodes MKIYFIVAFLFMAMVAIMAAPVEDEFEPLEHPENEERTDRHRRVTCDLLSFKGQVNDSACAANCLSLGKAGGHCKNGVCICRKTSFKDLWDKRFG